From Phaeocystidibacter marisrubri, the proteins below share one genomic window:
- a CDS encoding acetate--CoA ligase: MSSLQYPMAFRRSIESPDEFWMEQAEKIHWFEKPKAARTIDENGLDLWFSGGKMNTCYLAIDHHIAKGRGEEHALIYDSPVTQTTRKYTYNEMLDEVSRLAKGLDTLGVTKGDTVVIYMPMIPEAVFAMLACARIGAIHSVVFGGFAPHELALRIDDAKPKAIITATSGIEIDRIIPYKPMVDDAISKSIHKPEHVVVFNRRLGAVRPDAEYDIDYKTLVKASGHIAPVPVDATDPLYILYTSGTTGKPKGIIRDNGGHAVALNYSMSAVYGVNPGEVFWAASDVGWVVGHSYIVYGSLIHGNTTVIFEGKPIRTPDASTFWRVISEHNVRVMFTAPTAIRAIKKEDPNGDLMKQFDLSGLRYQFLAGERCDSATLHWLEEKLGIPVIDHWWQTESGWPMVANMMGYAPHPVKAGSATKPVCGYDLKILREDGTEADPNEEGYVVVQRPLPPGTLPNLWGDTERFIKGYLTRFPGFYFSGDGGYIDEDGYVYITGRVDDVINVAGHRLSTAEMEEVVSSTLNVAECAVIGVNDELKGQIPLAIVVVRSGTNVQNHELSANIINAVRVEIGPVASLKKVCIVDRLPKTRSGKILRKTLRAIADGAEYTLPSTIDDPAIIDEIIARFKEEGIISSAANGNKIDTISQS; the protein is encoded by the coding sequence ATGAGCTCCTTACAATACCCCATGGCTTTTCGCCGATCTATCGAATCTCCAGATGAGTTTTGGATGGAACAGGCTGAAAAAATCCACTGGTTTGAGAAACCCAAAGCAGCCCGCACAATAGATGAAAACGGACTCGACCTTTGGTTCAGTGGAGGTAAAATGAATACGTGTTACTTGGCCATCGACCACCACATTGCAAAAGGTCGAGGAGAAGAACATGCCCTCATCTACGACAGTCCAGTTACCCAAACCACACGGAAGTACACTTACAACGAAATGTTGGATGAGGTGAGTAGACTGGCTAAAGGACTAGACACCTTAGGCGTTACCAAAGGTGATACGGTGGTCATCTACATGCCGATGATTCCAGAGGCTGTATTTGCCATGTTGGCCTGTGCTAGAATTGGCGCCATTCATTCTGTTGTTTTTGGTGGTTTTGCTCCTCACGAATTGGCGCTTCGTATCGACGATGCCAAACCAAAGGCCATTATCACTGCAACTTCAGGAATTGAGATAGATCGTATCATCCCATACAAGCCCATGGTAGATGATGCGATTTCTAAATCCATCCATAAACCCGAACACGTGGTTGTGTTTAATCGCCGCTTGGGTGCCGTTCGTCCCGATGCCGAATACGACATTGATTACAAAACACTTGTTAAGGCAAGTGGACACATCGCCCCGGTTCCTGTAGATGCCACTGATCCGTTGTACATCCTCTACACATCGGGAACTACCGGCAAACCAAAGGGTATCATTAGGGATAACGGCGGACATGCAGTAGCGCTTAACTATTCCATGAGCGCTGTATATGGAGTAAATCCAGGCGAGGTGTTTTGGGCCGCTAGTGATGTAGGTTGGGTAGTTGGACACAGTTACATCGTTTATGGTTCTTTGATTCACGGAAACACCACCGTAATTTTTGAAGGAAAACCCATCCGAACTCCAGATGCATCAACTTTTTGGAGGGTGATTTCAGAACACAACGTACGCGTGATGTTCACCGCTCCTACCGCAATTAGGGCCATTAAGAAAGAAGATCCCAATGGAGATCTGATGAAACAATTTGACCTTTCGGGTTTGCGCTATCAGTTCTTAGCTGGCGAGCGTTGCGATTCTGCAACCCTTCACTGGTTAGAAGAGAAGCTCGGAATTCCGGTCATCGATCACTGGTGGCAAACCGAAAGTGGTTGGCCAATGGTCGCCAATATGATGGGCTATGCTCCTCACCCAGTAAAAGCAGGATCAGCCACTAAACCCGTTTGTGGTTACGATTTGAAGATTCTACGTGAAGATGGCACAGAAGCCGATCCAAATGAAGAGGGTTATGTAGTGGTGCAACGCCCACTGCCTCCGGGAACACTGCCTAATTTATGGGGTGATACCGAGCGTTTCATCAAAGGATATCTAACTCGTTTCCCAGGTTTTTACTTCAGCGGTGATGGTGGATACATCGATGAAGACGGCTATGTATATATCACAGGTCGTGTAGATGATGTTATCAACGTGGCTGGTCACCGACTTTCCACTGCAGAAATGGAAGAAGTCGTTTCTTCTACCCTCAATGTAGCGGAATGTGCGGTTATTGGGGTAAACGATGAATTAAAAGGCCAAATTCCACTAGCTATTGTGGTAGTTCGAAGCGGTACCAACGTCCAGAATCACGAATTATCAGCCAACATCATCAATGCAGTTCGCGTGGAAATTGGGCCAGTAGCCTCACTTAAAAAAGTGTGTATCGTAGACCGACTCCCTAAAACGAGGTCGGGTAAAATCTTGCGCAAAACCCTCCGTGCCATTGCAGACGGAGCAGAATATACCCTCCCTTCTACCATCGATGACCCTGCCATCATCGACGAAATTATCGCACGTTTCAAAGAAGAAGGAATTATATCATCGGCAGCAAACGGAAATAAAATCGACACAATTTCGCAATCATGA
- a CDS encoding response regulator transcription factor: MHKILIVDDEPNIVMSLDYLLRRKNYNVFVARNGSEALSAIEEHKPDLILLDIMMPDVDGYEICERVKADPETHQIKIIFISAKSKKSDIEKGYELGADMYMVKPFSNKDLLDQITKQLS; the protein is encoded by the coding sequence ATGCACAAGATCTTAATTGTAGACGACGAACCGAACATCGTAATGAGTTTGGACTACCTATTAAGACGGAAAAATTACAACGTTTTTGTAGCTCGGAATGGCTCGGAAGCGTTGAGCGCCATTGAAGAACACAAACCAGATCTCATTCTGCTGGACATCATGATGCCTGATGTAGACGGATATGAAATCTGTGAGCGAGTGAAAGCCGACCCAGAAACACATCAAATCAAAATCATCTTTATCTCCGCGAAGAGCAAGAAGAGTGATATCGAAAAAGGCTATGAACTGGGTGCTGACATGTACATGGTTAAACCATTTTCCAATAAGGATTTATTAGATCAAATCACCAAACAACTCTCATGA